From a single Erpetoichthys calabaricus chromosome 1, fErpCal1.3, whole genome shotgun sequence genomic region:
- the LOC127529633 gene encoding uncharacterized protein LOC127529633, whose translation MSSTLVADSVVRHAAFWNIYQSTLLMDFYDCLLVLFITWFIFIMEEQIIQKLRWTICHFSNALNQLCLIADPLHFVLFQFGKFVIQMSRMTFHLNLSVGHLLASLILLKLARESTQMDEHFNEAHRQRTEAQNQLRQVSLRLPGAAVCLFEMLYRLCEMASQLLEVALSACFALFYLLESALCLLKASVHHCQNIIISWSGASSERRSKNHHVNCLTSNSFGISHNLSSASETLFHGDPNPLNILNTPVKL comes from the exons ATGTCAAGTACCCTTGTGGCAGACTCCGTCGTAAGGCACGCTGCTTTTTGGAATATTTACCAAAGCACTTTGCTAATGGATTTTTATGACTGTCTATTGGTCCTCTTCATTACCTGGTTCATATTTATCATGGAAG AGCAAATAATTCAGAAGCTTCGCTGGACAATCTGCCACTTCTCCAATGCCCTGAACCAGCTCTGCCTAATCGCTGACCCTCTGCACTTTGTGCTGTTCCAGTTTGGCAAATTTGTTATCCAAATGAGCAGGATGACATTTCATCTCAACTTGTCTGTTGGTCACCTGCTGGCATCCCTGATTCTCTTGAAACTGGCAAGGGAGTCCACCCAGATGGATGAACATTTTAATGAAGCTCACCGCCAGAGGACTGAGGCACAAAACCAGCTGCGGCAGGTCTCCCTCCGACTACCCGGGGCAGCAGTCTGTCTTTTTGAGATGCTGTATCGACTGTGTGAGATGGCATCTCAGCTACTAGAGGTGGCACTCTCAGCTTGCTTTGCTTTGTTCTATCTCTTAGAGAGTGCACTTTGTTTACTCAAGGCTTCTGTTCATCACTGCCAAAATATTATCATTTCCTGGAGTGGAGCATCGTCAGAACGTCGGTCAAAAAACCACCACGTCAACTGTCTGACTTCCAACAGCTTTGGGATTTCACACAATTTGTCTTCAGCTTCTGAAACTCTTTTTCATGGAGATCCAAACCCTTTGAATATACTAAACACTCCTGtcaaattgtaa